The Janthinobacterium lividum genome has a window encoding:
- the carB gene encoding carbamoyl-phosphate synthase large subunit, producing the protein MPKRLDIKSILIIGAGPIVIGQACEFDYSGAQACKALREEGYKVILVNSNPATIMTDPEMADVTYIEPITWSVVERIIAKERPDAILPTMGGQTALNCALDLFNNGVLAKYNVELIGASPEAIDKAEDRSKFKDAMTKIGLGSARSGVAHSMEESWAVQRTLGFPTIIRPSFTMGGSGGGIAYNEEEFETICKRGLEASPTKELLIEESLLGWKEYEMEVVRDKADNCIIICSIENLDPMGVHTGDSITVAPAQTLTDKEYQIMRNASLAVLREIGVDTGGSNVQFSINPVDGRMIVIEMNPRVSRSSALASKATGFPIAKIAAKLAVGFTLDELRNEITGGATPASFEPSIDYVVTKIPRFTFEKFPTADHHLTTQMKSVGEVMAIGRTFQESFQKALRGLEVGVDGMNEKTKDREKIEEELGEPGPERIWYVGDAFAQGFTLEEVHNLTKIDPWFLIQIKEIVDLELWLDTQKLENLDKNTLYKLKQKGFSDRRLGFLLQTTDTAVRQQRHALNIRPVYKRVDTCAAEFSTDTAYMYSTYDEECESNPTDKKKIMVLGGGPNRIGQGIEFDYCCVHAALAMREDGYETIMVNCNPETVSTDYDTSDRLYFESLTLEDVLEIVAIEKPVGVIVQYGGQTPLKLALDLEANGVPIIGTSPDMIDAAEDRERFQQMLHKLELRQPPNRTARTEADALALAQEIGYPLVVRPSYVLGGRAMEIVHEQRDLERYMREAVKVSHDSPVLLDRFLNDAIECDVDCISDGETTFIGGVMEHIEQAGVHSGDSACSLPPYSLAPETIEELKRQTALMAKGLNVVGLMNVQFAIQKQKIDGEMKDVVFVLEVNPRASRTVPFVSKATGLQLAKIAARCMVGQSLASQGITQEVVPPYFSVKEAVFPFVKFPGVDTILGPEMKSTGEVMGVGLTFGEAFVKSQLGAGVNLPKSGKVFISVKASDKPRAVQVARDLVESGFTVVATKGTAAVIAAAGIAVTPVNKVIEGRPHVVDMIKNHEIVLVINTVEEKRSAIVDSRAIRTSALASRVTTYTTIAGAEAAVEGIRHLDELRVYDLQGLHKTLN; encoded by the coding sequence ATGCCTAAACGTTTAGATATTAAAAGTATTCTGATTATTGGCGCTGGCCCGATCGTGATCGGCCAGGCCTGCGAATTCGATTATTCCGGCGCGCAAGCGTGCAAGGCCCTGCGCGAAGAGGGCTACAAAGTCATCCTGGTCAACAGCAATCCTGCGACCATCATGACGGATCCGGAAATGGCCGACGTGACCTACATCGAACCGATCACCTGGTCGGTCGTTGAACGCATCATCGCCAAGGAGCGTCCTGACGCCATCCTGCCAACGATGGGCGGCCAGACGGCGCTGAACTGCGCGCTGGACCTGTTCAACAATGGCGTGCTGGCAAAATACAACGTCGAGCTGATCGGCGCGTCGCCGGAAGCCATCGACAAGGCGGAAGACCGTTCCAAGTTCAAGGACGCGATGACCAAGATCGGCCTCGGTTCGGCACGTTCCGGCGTGGCGCACTCGATGGAAGAATCGTGGGCCGTGCAGCGCACCCTGGGCTTCCCGACCATCATCCGTCCATCGTTCACCATGGGCGGTTCCGGCGGCGGCATCGCCTACAACGAAGAAGAATTCGAAACCATCTGCAAACGCGGCCTGGAGGCATCGCCGACGAAAGAACTGCTGATCGAAGAATCGTTGCTGGGCTGGAAAGAGTACGAGATGGAAGTGGTGCGCGACAAGGCGGACAACTGCATCATCATTTGCTCGATCGAAAACCTCGATCCGATGGGCGTGCACACGGGCGACTCCATCACGGTGGCGCCTGCGCAAACCCTGACGGACAAGGAATACCAGATCATGCGCAATGCCAGCCTGGCAGTGCTGCGCGAGATCGGCGTCGACACCGGTGGCTCGAACGTGCAATTCTCGATCAACCCTGTCGATGGCCGCATGATCGTCATCGAGATGAACCCGCGCGTATCGCGTTCGTCGGCACTGGCATCGAAAGCGACGGGTTTCCCGATCGCGAAAATCGCCGCCAAGCTGGCCGTCGGTTTCACCTTGGACGAGCTGCGCAATGAAATCACGGGCGGCGCCACGCCGGCATCGTTCGAACCGTCGATCGATTACGTCGTCACCAAGATCCCCCGTTTCACGTTCGAGAAATTCCCGACCGCCGACCATCACCTGACGACGCAGATGAAATCCGTCGGCGAAGTGATGGCGATCGGCCGTACCTTCCAGGAATCGTTCCAGAAAGCCTTGCGCGGCCTGGAAGTGGGCGTGGACGGCATGAACGAAAAGACCAAGGACCGCGAAAAGATCGAAGAAGAACTGGGCGAGCCTGGTCCTGAGCGCATCTGGTACGTGGGCGATGCGTTTGCCCAGGGTTTCACCCTGGAAGAAGTGCACAATCTGACCAAGATCGACCCATGGTTCCTGATCCAGATCAAGGAAATCGTCGATCTGGAACTGTGGCTCGATACGCAGAAACTGGAAAACCTGGACAAGAACACCCTGTACAAGTTGAAACAGAAGGGCTTCTCGGACCGCCGCCTGGGCTTCCTGTTGCAGACGACCGACACGGCAGTGCGCCAGCAGCGCCATGCGCTGAACATTCGTCCTGTCTACAAGCGCGTCGATACCTGCGCGGCCGAATTTTCGACCGACACGGCGTACATGTATTCCACGTACGACGAAGAGTGCGAATCGAATCCGACCGACAAGAAAAAGATCATGGTCTTGGGCGGTGGCCCGAACCGTATCGGCCAGGGTATCGAGTTTGACTATTGCTGCGTCCACGCGGCCCTCGCCATGCGCGAAGACGGCTACGAAACCATCATGGTCAATTGCAACCCAGAAACCGTGTCGACCGACTACGATACCTCGGACCGCCTGTACTTTGAGTCCCTGACGCTGGAAGACGTGCTGGAAATCGTCGCCATCGAAAAACCGGTGGGCGTGATCGTGCAGTACGGCGGCCAGACTCCGCTGAAACTGGCGCTGGACCTGGAAGCCAATGGCGTACCGATCATCGGCACCTCGCCGGACATGATCGATGCGGCCGAAGACCGCGAGCGTTTCCAGCAAATGCTGCACAAGCTGGAACTGCGCCAGCCGCCTAACCGCACCGCGCGCACGGAAGCCGACGCTCTGGCGCTGGCGCAGGAAATCGGTTACCCGCTGGTCGTGCGTCCTTCGTACGTGCTGGGTGGCCGCGCCATGGAAATCGTCCATGAGCAACGCGACCTCGAGCGCTACATGCGCGAAGCCGTCAAGGTCTCGCACGATTCGCCAGTGCTGCTGGACCGCTTCCTGAACGACGCCATCGAGTGCGACGTCGATTGCATCTCCGACGGCGAAACGACGTTTATCGGCGGCGTGATGGAACACATCGAACAGGCTGGCGTGCACTCGGGCGACTCGGCTTGCTCCTTGCCACCATATTCGCTGGCACCGGAAACCATTGAAGAACTGAAGCGCCAGACGGCGCTGATGGCCAAGGGCTTGAACGTGGTCGGCCTGATGAACGTGCAGTTCGCGATCCAGAAGCAAAAGATTGATGGCGAAATGAAAGACGTCGTCTTCGTGCTGGAAGTCAATCCACGCGCTTCGCGCACCGTGCCTTTCGTCTCGAAAGCCACCGGTTTGCAACTGGCGAAGATCGCCGCGCGCTGCATGGTCGGCCAGTCGCTGGCTTCGCAAGGCATCACGCAGGAAGTCGTGCCGCCGTACTTCAGCGTCAAGGAAGCCGTGTTCCCGTTCGTCAAGTTCCCTGGCGTGGACACCATCCTGGGCCCTGAAATGAAATCGACGGGCGAAGTCATGGGCGTCGGCTTGACCTTCGGCGAAGCGTTTGTGAAATCGCAACTGGGCGCCGGCGTCAATCTGCCAAAATCGGGCAAGGTCTTCATCAGCGTGAAAGCGTCGGACAAGCCGCGCGCCGTGCAAGTGGCGCGTGACCTGGTCGAGTCCGGTTTCACCGTGGTCGCCACCAAGGGTACCGCCGCCGTGATCGCTGCTGCCGG
- the carA gene encoding glutamine-hydrolyzing carbamoyl-phosphate synthase small subunit → MPPFFSGPAVPAILALADGTIFKGFSIGAAGHTTGEVVFNTSMTGYQEILTDPSYCRQMVTLTYPHIGNTGVNPEDVESSKVHAAGLIIRDLPLLASNFRSTLSLSDYLKAENIVAIAGIDTRKLTRILREKGAQGGAILVGTQGNEPSAAQALELARSFPGLAGMDLAKVVSAPAAYEYRETEWTLGEGYGQLADADAKYHVVAFDYGVKRNILRMLTARGCKVTVLPAQATAADALALNPDGIFLSNGPGDPEPCDYAIAATRELIEKGIPTFGICLGHQIMAIASGAKTLKMKFGHHGANHPVQDLETKQVLITSQNHGFAVDAATLPANCRVTHESLFDGSLQGFARTDKPAFCFQGHPEASPGPMDVAYLFDRFINLMAAEEKKKNA, encoded by the coding sequence TTGCCGCCATTTTTTTCTGGCCCTGCCGTTCCAGCCATATTAGCGCTTGCTGATGGAACGATCTTTAAAGGTTTTTCGATCGGTGCCGCCGGTCATACCACGGGTGAGGTTGTTTTCAACACCTCCATGACCGGGTATCAGGAAATCCTTACCGACCCAAGCTATTGCCGCCAGATGGTCACCCTGACCTATCCGCATATCGGCAATACGGGCGTCAATCCGGAAGATGTCGAGTCTTCCAAGGTTCACGCCGCTGGCCTCATCATCCGCGATCTGCCATTGCTGGCATCCAATTTCCGTTCCACCCTCTCCCTGTCCGACTACCTGAAAGCTGAAAATATCGTCGCCATCGCCGGCATCGATACACGCAAGCTCACGCGCATCCTGCGTGAAAAAGGTGCGCAGGGCGGCGCCATCCTCGTCGGTACGCAAGGCAACGAGCCATCCGCCGCACAAGCGCTGGAACTGGCCCGCTCCTTCCCCGGCCTGGCCGGCATGGACCTGGCCAAGGTAGTGTCGGCCCCGGCCGCCTATGAATACCGCGAAACGGAATGGACCTTGGGCGAAGGTTACGGCCAACTGGCGGACGCCGACGCGAAATACCACGTGGTTGCCTTCGACTACGGCGTCAAGCGCAACATCCTGCGCATGCTGACGGCACGCGGCTGCAAGGTCACCGTGCTGCCCGCGCAAGCCACCGCGGCTGACGCCCTGGCGCTCAATCCGGACGGCATCTTCCTGTCGAACGGTCCTGGCGATCCGGAGCCATGCGACTATGCCATCGCTGCTACCCGCGAACTGATCGAGAAGGGCATCCCGACCTTCGGCATCTGCCTCGGCCACCAGATCATGGCGATCGCTTCCGGCGCGAAGACGTTGAAGATGAAGTTCGGCCATCACGGCGCCAACCACCCGGTACAAGACCTGGAAACCAAGCAAGTCTTGATTACCTCGCAAAACCACGGTTTCGCAGTCGACGCGGCAACCTTGCCCGCGAATTGTCGCGTGACCCATGAATCGCTGTTCGACGGCTCCCTGCAGGGCTTTGCCCGCACGGACAAGCCGGCCTTCTGCTTCCAGGGTCACCCTGAAGCGTCGCCGGGCCCGATGGATGTTGCTTACCTGTTTGACCGCTTCATCAACTTGATGGCTGCGGAGGAGAAAAAGAAAAATGCCTAA
- a CDS encoding heme-binding protein — MQSKPILTLDDVKKIAAAAEAEAVKNNWAVTIAIVDDGGHLLWLQRMDGVAPISSHIAPSKAKTAALGRRESRIYEEMINGGRVSFLSAPEIDGLLEGGVPIVFDGHYVGAVGVSGVKSAEDAQIAKAGIAALTA, encoded by the coding sequence ATGCAATCGAAACCGATTTTGACCCTGGACGACGTAAAGAAAATCGCTGCCGCCGCCGAAGCGGAAGCGGTCAAGAATAACTGGGCGGTCACGATCGCCATCGTCGACGACGGCGGCCACCTGCTGTGGCTGCAGCGCATGGATGGCGTGGCGCCGATCTCGTCGCACATCGCTCCATCGAAAGCCAAGACGGCAGCGCTGGGCCGCCGCGAATCGCGCATCTATGAAGAGATGATCAATGGCGGCCGCGTGTCGTTCCTGAGCGCGCCGGAAATCGACGGCTTGCTCGAAGGCGGCGTGCCTATCGTGTTCGACGGTCACTACGTGGGCGCCGTCGGCGTCTCGGGTGTGAAATCGGCGGAAGATGCGCAAATCGCGAAAGCTGGTATTGCAGCTTTGACGGCCTAA
- a CDS encoding patatin-like phospholipase family protein has protein sequence MFPKRLTLFALAAFVLAGCDTTAPKPVQVLTPPEPIAVTPRKIKIGLALGGGAARGFAHIGVIKALESQGIQADIVTGTSAGSVVGALYAAGNSGFALQKMAFDMDEAAISDWALPLFGKSSGVLKGEALQSYVNKAVGGVPLEKLKIPFGVVATDLKNGQPILFQRGNTGMAVRASSAVPGVFQPVTIAGHTYVDGGLVAPVPVRFARDMGADFIIAVNISSQTDTQKAISSMEVLMQTFAIMGQRINQFELKDADVVIQPSLGTMKGNDFNSRNQAILAGEQATFAVMAQLKQKLKAKREQ, from the coding sequence ATGTTCCCTAAACGCCTGACCCTGTTTGCCCTGGCCGCCTTTGTGCTGGCTGGCTGCGATACCACCGCCCCGAAACCCGTCCAGGTATTGACGCCACCCGAGCCCATCGCCGTCACGCCGCGCAAGATCAAGATCGGCCTGGCGCTGGGCGGCGGCGCGGCGCGCGGTTTCGCGCATATCGGCGTGATCAAGGCGCTCGAATCGCAAGGCATACAGGCTGACATCGTCACCGGCACCAGCGCCGGCAGCGTGGTGGGGGCCTTGTATGCGGCGGGCAACTCCGGCTTTGCCCTGCAAAAGATGGCGTTCGACATGGACGAGGCGGCCATTTCGGACTGGGCCTTGCCCCTGTTCGGCAAGTCGTCCGGCGTGCTCAAGGGCGAAGCACTGCAAAGCTATGTCAACAAGGCTGTCGGCGGCGTGCCGCTGGAAAAACTCAAGATTCCGTTTGGCGTAGTAGCGACCGATTTGAAAAATGGCCAGCCGATCCTGTTCCAGCGCGGTAACACCGGCATGGCCGTGCGCGCCTCATCGGCCGTGCCCGGCGTGTTCCAGCCCGTGACGATCGCCGGCCACACCTATGTCGATGGCGGCCTTGTCGCTCCTGTGCCCGTGCGCTTTGCGCGCGACATGGGTGCCGATTTCATCATCGCCGTGAATATTTCGTCGCAAACGGATACGCAGAAGGCCATCAGCTCGATGGAAGTGCTGATGCAGACCTTCGCCATCATGGGTCAGCGCATCAACCAGTTCGAATTGAAGGATGCGGATGTGGTGATCCAGCCCAGCCTGGGCACCATGAAGGGCAACGATTTCAACAGCCGTAACCAGGCCATCCTGGCGGGCGAGCAGGCGACCTTTGCCGTCATGGCGCAGCTCAAGCAAAAACTGAAAGCCAAGCGCGAGCAGTAA
- a CDS encoding barstar family protein, with amino-acid sequence MNRPAHISIDLSDINTARQLHAALAAALAFPAIYGMNWDAFWDTITGLVEMPQQLQFTGWQALEERLPRDAAILQRILARMALDAPDGATQVHYM; translated from the coding sequence GTGAATCGGCCAGCCCATATCAGCATCGACTTGAGCGATATCAATACCGCGCGCCAGCTGCATGCCGCCCTGGCAGCCGCGCTGGCGTTTCCTGCCATCTACGGCATGAACTGGGATGCGTTCTGGGATACCATCACGGGCCTGGTGGAAATGCCGCAACAGTTACAATTCACCGGATGGCAGGCGCTGGAAGAGCGGCTGCCGCGCGATGCCGCCATCCTGCAACGCATCCTGGCGCGCATGGCGCTGGATGCGCCGGACGGGGCGACACAGGTGCATTACATGTAG
- the leuA gene encoding 2-isopropylmalate synthase, whose product MMLQNPASKYRAFPPVKLTDRQWPNQIISKPPIWMSTDLRDGNQSLIEPMSAEKKLRFFEMLIAIGLKEIEVGFPSASQTDFDFVRKLVDEGRIPDDVTIIVLTQSREELIRRTVESVVGAKRAIVHLYNSVAPVFRKVVFGMSREEITNIATTGTTLVKQLVAQHPETEWGFEYTPESFSTTELDFSKHICDAVSAIWKPTPANKMIINLPSTVECSTPNVYADQIEWMSRKLARRDSIIISVHPHNDRGTAVASAELAVMAGADRVEGCLFGNGERTGNVDLVTLAMNLYTQGVHPGLDFSDIDTVRKCVEECNQLPVHPRHPYAGDLVFTAFSGSHQDAIKKGFAKQQPDSIWEVPYLPIDPADLGRSYDAVIRVNSQSGKGGMAYLLEQEYGLVLPRRLQIEFSRAVQAVADATGREIAAQDIHEIFQKEYLEQTAPYAYSSHRMVEDTSSDESVQIDISLSHRQTPLALQGGGNGPIDAFVNALGLDIKLMDYHEHSIGSGANAQAACYVELRLDNGPTLFGAAIDSNIVTASFKAVLSAVNRRIGQTEAEKTTAADVAANAA is encoded by the coding sequence ATGATGTTGCAAAACCCAGCTTCCAAATACCGCGCCTTTCCTCCCGTCAAATTGACCGACCGTCAATGGCCGAACCAGATCATCAGCAAACCGCCTATCTGGATGAGCACCGACTTGCGCGACGGCAACCAGTCGCTGATCGAGCCGATGAGTGCGGAAAAGAAGCTGCGGTTCTTCGAGATGCTGATCGCCATCGGCCTGAAGGAAATCGAAGTGGGTTTCCCATCGGCATCGCAGACGGATTTCGATTTCGTCCGCAAGCTCGTCGATGAAGGCCGCATCCCGGACGACGTCACCATCATCGTGCTGACCCAGTCGCGCGAAGAATTGATACGCCGCACGGTGGAGTCCGTCGTCGGCGCCAAGCGCGCCATCGTCCACCTGTACAACTCCGTGGCGCCCGTGTTCCGCAAGGTCGTGTTCGGCATGTCGCGTGAAGAAATCACGAATATCGCCACCACCGGCACCACCCTCGTGAAACAACTGGTGGCGCAGCATCCGGAAACGGAATGGGGCTTTGAATACACGCCGGAATCGTTTTCCACCACCGAGCTCGATTTCTCCAAGCATATCTGCGACGCCGTCAGCGCCATCTGGAAGCCGACGCCGGCCAACAAGATGATCATCAACTTGCCATCGACCGTGGAATGCAGCACGCCCAACGTGTATGCGGACCAGATCGAATGGATGTCGCGCAAACTGGCGCGCCGCGATTCCATCATCATCAGCGTGCACCCGCATAATGACCGCGGCACGGCCGTCGCGTCGGCCGAGCTGGCCGTGATGGCGGGCGCCGACCGCGTCGAAGGCTGCTTGTTCGGCAATGGCGAGCGCACCGGCAACGTCGACCTGGTGACCCTGGCGATGAATTTGTACACGCAGGGCGTGCACCCGGGCCTGGATTTCTCCGACATCGATACCGTGCGCAAGTGCGTGGAAGAGTGTAACCAGTTGCCCGTCCACCCGCGCCACCCGTATGCGGGCGACCTCGTGTTTACGGCATTCTCCGGCTCACACCAGGATGCGATCAAGAAAGGTTTCGCCAAGCAACAACCGGACAGCATCTGGGAAGTACCGTATTTGCCGATCGACCCGGCCGACCTGGGCCGCAGCTACGACGCCGTGATCCGCGTCAACAGCCAGTCCGGCAAGGGCGGCATGGCGTACTTGCTGGAACAGGAATACGGCCTGGTCTTGCCGCGCCGCCTGCAGATCGAATTCTCGCGCGCCGTGCAAGCCGTGGCCGACGCCACGGGCCGCGAAATCGCCGCGCAGGATATCCATGAAATCTTCCAGAAGGAATACCTGGAGCAGACAGCGCCGTACGCCTACTCCTCGCACCGCATGGTGGAAGACACGAGCAGCGACGAGTCCGTGCAAATCGACATCAGCCTGTCGCACCGCCAGACGCCTTTGGCCCTGCAAGGCGGCGGCAACGGTCCCATCGATGCCTTCGTCAATGCGCTGGGCCTGGACATCAAACTGATGGATTACCATGAGCACTCGATCGGCTCCGGCGCCAACGCGCAAGCGGCTTGCTATGTGGAATTGCGCCTCGATAACGGCCCGACCCTGTTCGGCGCCGCCATCGACAGCAATATCGTCACCGCTTCGTTCAAGGCCGTGCTGTCGGCCGTGAACCGCCGCATCGGGCAAACGGAAGCGGAAAAAACAACAGCAGCCGACGTGGCGGCCAACGCCGCCTGA
- a CDS encoding methyl-accepting chemotaxis protein — MKLTDMKIGARLGAGFGVVLLLMAVLVGTGLFRLDKIGALSEAIIEKDWAKADAIATIRSTTRSNAALVLELFIHEDPARANAIHGEIDANKATISDALAILDRLIVLPEGKELLATLKQQRKAYVVSFSQADKLLVAGQRAEAAVHVRDDTLPALNQLQKTVNHLNEIQRGVVVHGGQQIQQNISAANVLMASLGTAALLLGVLFAWRVTRSITTPIAYALRVAQAVAAGDLSSKIVADGKDETGQLLQALRDMNTNLATLVGQVRGGTGTIAVASSQIASGNADLSARTEAQASALEETASSMIELTGTVRSNSDNARQADSLARSASAIAQRGGTAMAEVIGTMDAINASSRKIVDIIAVIDGIAFQTNILALNAAVEAARAGEQGRGFAVVASEVRNLAQRSAAAAKEIKELIADSVNRVGQGAQLVSQAGATMDEVVASVGRVSAIVGEISVANHEQSEGIEQINAAIMQMDQTTQQNAALVEEAAAAAAAMHEQAGELETLVSQFKLEKNTVAKAPPRPDAPAVPRLQ; from the coding sequence ATGAAATTGACGGATATGAAGATAGGCGCGCGCCTGGGCGCCGGTTTTGGCGTGGTGCTGCTGTTGATGGCAGTGCTGGTTGGCACGGGCCTTTTCCGGCTGGACAAGATCGGCGCGCTCAGCGAAGCCATCATCGAGAAAGACTGGGCCAAGGCCGACGCCATCGCCACCATCCGCAGCACCACCCGTTCGAACGCGGCGCTGGTGCTGGAGCTGTTCATCCATGAAGATCCGGCCCGCGCCAACGCCATCCACGGCGAAATCGATGCCAACAAGGCCACCATCAGCGATGCGCTGGCCATCCTCGACCGCCTGATCGTGCTGCCTGAAGGCAAGGAACTGCTGGCCACCCTGAAACAGCAGCGCAAGGCCTATGTCGTCTCGTTCAGCCAGGCCGACAAGCTGCTGGTGGCGGGACAGCGCGCCGAAGCGGCCGTACATGTGCGCGACGATACCTTGCCTGCCCTGAATCAGTTGCAAAAAACGGTGAACCACCTGAACGAAATCCAGCGCGGAGTGGTCGTGCACGGCGGCCAGCAAATCCAGCAGAATATTTCCGCGGCGAATGTGCTGATGGCCAGCCTGGGCACGGCCGCGCTGCTGCTGGGCGTGCTCTTTGCCTGGCGGGTCACGCGCTCGATCACCACGCCCATCGCCTATGCCTTGCGCGTGGCGCAAGCCGTGGCCGCAGGCGACCTGAGCAGTAAAATCGTGGCCGACGGCAAGGATGAAACGGGCCAGTTGCTGCAAGCGCTGCGCGACATGAATACCAACCTGGCCACCCTGGTGGGCCAGGTGCGCGGCGGCACGGGCACGATTGCCGTGGCGTCGAGCCAGATCGCCAGCGGCAATGCCGACCTGTCGGCCCGCACGGAAGCGCAAGCCAGCGCGCTGGAAGAGACGGCCTCGTCGATGATCGAACTGACGGGCACCGTGCGCAGCAATAGCGACAATGCCCGTCAGGCCGACAGCCTGGCCCGCTCGGCATCAGCCATCGCGCAGCGCGGCGGCACGGCCATGGCGGAAGTGATCGGCACCATGGATGCCATCAATGCCTCTTCGCGCAAAATCGTCGACATCATCGCCGTCATCGACGGCATCGCCTTCCAAACAAATATCCTGGCACTGAACGCGGCCGTGGAAGCGGCGCGTGCCGGCGAGCAAGGCCGCGGCTTTGCCGTGGTGGCGTCCGAAGTGCGCAACCTGGCGCAACGCTCGGCAGCGGCCGCCAAGGAAATCAAGGAACTCATTGCCGACTCCGTCAACCGGGTCGGCCAGGGTGCGCAGCTGGTCAGCCAGGCGGGCGCCACGATGGATGAAGTGGTGGCCAGCGTGGGCCGGGTCAGCGCCATCGTCGGTGAAATCAGCGTCGCCAACCACGAGCAGAGCGAAGGCATCGAGCAGATCAATGCAGCCATCATGCAGATGGACCAGACGACGCAGCAAAACGCGGCCCTGGTCGAGGAAGCGGCCGCGGCTGCGGCAGCCATGCATGAACAGGCGGGCGAACTGGAAACCCTCGTCAGCCAGTTCAAGCTGGAAAAGAACACTGTCGCCAAGGCGCCGCCCCGCCCTGACGCACCCGCCGTCCCGCGCCTACAGTAA
- the egtB gene encoding ergothioneine biosynthesis protein EgtB — translation MLIDHYNKVRQHSLRLAEPLSDEDCGAQSMPDASPVKWHLAHTTWFFETFILESMEAAFAPFHPAFRVLFNSYYNGVGEKHPRAQRGLLTRPGMAVVRAYRMDVDARIGRLLASELARDERERLTMLLALGLEHEQQHQELLLTDVKHLLAQSALFPAYMDSALNSALHSAAAPAQQAAQSTAWLAFNGGLAQIGHAGDGFCFDNELPRHPQYVAPFELASALVTNGDYLAFIEAGGYRTAHLWLAEGWDWVRSQQLECPLYWQRDEAGHWQEFTLFGLHPLDLQAPATHLSLFEADAYAHWAGARLPTEAEWEVAAQGVAVELGQLHPAASAPGTGLRQMFGHCWQWTSSSYAPYPGYRTAPGALGEYNGKFMLNQYVLRGSSCATPAGHARASYRNFFPAGARWQFSGIRLARQVE, via the coding sequence ATGCTGATCGATCATTACAATAAAGTGCGTCAGCACTCGCTGCGTCTGGCCGAACCATTGTCGGACGAGGATTGCGGTGCGCAATCGATGCCGGACGCCAGTCCCGTGAAATGGCATCTCGCGCATACCACCTGGTTTTTCGAAACGTTTATTCTGGAAAGCATGGAGGCGGCGTTCGCTCCATTTCACCCGGCCTTCCGCGTGTTGTTTAATTCCTATTACAACGGCGTGGGCGAGAAGCATCCGCGCGCCCAGCGGGGCTTGCTGACGCGCCCCGGCATGGCTGTCGTGCGCGCCTACCGGATGGATGTCGATGCGCGCATCGGCCGCCTGCTGGCGAGCGAACTGGCGCGCGACGAGCGCGAACGGCTGACCATGCTGCTGGCGCTGGGCCTCGAACACGAACAGCAGCACCAGGAATTGCTGTTGACGGACGTCAAGCACCTGCTGGCGCAGAGCGCCCTGTTTCCCGCTTACATGGACAGTGCGCTGAACAGTGCGCTGCACAGCGCGGCGGCGCCAGCGCAGCAAGCCGCGCAGTCCACGGCCTGGCTCGCCTTCAACGGCGGCCTGGCGCAGATCGGCCATGCGGGCGATGGCTTTTGCTTCGACAATGAATTGCCGCGCCATCCGCAATACGTGGCGCCGTTCGAACTGGCCAGCGCGCTGGTGACGAATGGCGACTATCTGGCCTTTATCGAGGCGGGCGGCTACCGCACGGCGCATTTGTGGCTAGCCGAAGGCTGGGACTGGGTGCGCAGCCAGCAGCTGGAGTGTCCGCTGTATTGGCAGCGCGACGAGGCGGGGCACTGGCAGGAGTTCACCTTATTTGGCTTGCATCCGCTCGACTTGCAGGCTCCTGCCACGCATTTGTCGCTGTTCGAGGCGGACGCCTATGCGCACTGGGCCGGCGCGCGCCTGCCGACGGAAGCGGAATGGGAAGTGGCGGCGCAAGGCGTCGCGGTGGAGCTTGGTCAGCTGCATCCGGCGGCCAGCGCGCCGGGAACGGGACTGCGGCAAATGTTCGGCCACTGCTGGCAGTGGACCAGCAGCAGCTACGCGCCGTATCCCGGCTACCGCACGGCGCCCGGGGCGCTCGGCGAATACAACGGCAAGTTCATGCTGAACCAGTATGTGCTGCGCGGCTCGTCGTGCGCCACGCCGGCCGGCCATGCGCGCGCCAGCTACCGCAATTTCTTCCCGGCCGGCGCGCGTTGGCAATTTTCCGGCATCCGCCTGGCGCGCCAGGTGGAATAA